One window from the genome of Roseomonas haemaphysalidis encodes:
- a CDS encoding HNH endonuclease signature motif containing protein: MSKTDILSDPAQMVELRRHMPRFLDRTMPEPNSGCWLWMGRADYSNPRYTAATFEIRLVRFVAPRVSVAMHRGPIPVGLCVLHKCDNPLCVNPDHLFVGTRAENTADMFAKGRSRTAPVLGERHGQAKLNPAAVKHIRASALPGNALAKQLGVSPTAVWSVRTGRTWSHVS; the protein is encoded by the coding sequence ATGTCTAAGACAGACATTCTCAGTGACCCAGCTCAGATGGTTGAGCTCAGGCGTCACATGCCCCGTTTCCTTGATCGGACCATGCCTGAGCCGAATAGCGGCTGCTGGCTATGGATGGGTCGCGCTGATTACAGCAACCCGCGCTATACGGCAGCGACCTTCGAAATTCGTCTGGTTCGCTTCGTCGCGCCCCGCGTGTCTGTGGCCATGCATCGCGGGCCTATTCCTGTCGGTCTGTGTGTGCTGCACAAGTGCGACAATCCGCTCTGCGTGAACCCCGACCACCTGTTCGTCGGCACGCGCGCTGAAAACACCGCAGACATGTTTGCCAAAGGCCGGTCGCGCACCGCGCCGGTGCTTGGCGAACGCCACGGGCAAGCGAAGCTAAATCCAGCGGCCGTCAAGCACATCCGCGCCTCCGCCCTGCCCGGTAACGCGCTGGCCAAACAGCTTGGCGTATCTCCAACCGCAGTCTGGTCGGTTCGCACGGGCCGCACCTGGAGCCACGTGTCATGA